One Thomasclavelia spiroformis DSM 1552 DNA window includes the following coding sequences:
- a CDS encoding HTH domain-containing protein, giving the protein MAKLTREQKIELYKKRKQGETVSSLSKEYQIRSDNIKYLVRLIDRHGFDILRSNKNNYYSPELKLEIINKVLIDGKSITGTAIEYGLAGDGLLHSWINSYKDNGYVIVEKKKGRPSTMNKENQFNKKYEDMSPEEKIKYLENKNQYLEAENEYLKKLRAAVQKKKNQQSKKK; this is encoded by the coding sequence ATGGCAAAACTTACAAGAGAACAAAAAATAGAACTATACAAAAAACGAAAACAAGGAGAAACTGTATCATCATTATCTAAAGAATATCAAATAAGATCTGATAATATTAAGTATTTAGTTAGATTAATAGATAGACATGGATTTGATATTTTAAGATCTAACAAAAATAATTATTATTCACCAGAATTAAAATTAGAAATCATTAATAAAGTCCTTATTGATGGTAAATCAATAACAGGTACAGCAATTGAATATGGGCTAGCTGGTGATGGATTATTACATAGCTGGATTAACTCGTATAAAGACAACGGATATGTTATAGTAGAGAAAAAGAAAGGAAGACCATCTACTATGAACAAAGAAAATCAATTTAATAAAAAATATGAAGATATGTCACCTGAAGAAAAAATAAAATATCTTGAAAATAAAAATCAGTATCTAGAAGCAGAGAATGAATACTTAAAAAAGCTGCGTGCTGCAGTT